Proteins encoded by one window of Ovis canadensis isolate MfBH-ARS-UI-01 breed Bighorn chromosome 14, ARS-UI_OviCan_v2, whole genome shotgun sequence:
- the EXOSC6 gene encoding exosome complex component MTR3 gives MPGDHRRIRGPEESQPPQLYAADEGEAPAPRDPARLRPVYARAGLLSQAKGSAYLEAGGTKVLCAVSGPRPAEGGERGGGPAGAGGEAPAALRGRLLCDFRRAPFSGRRRRAPPGGGEERELALALQEALEPAVRLGRYPRAQLEVSALLLEDGGSALAAALTAAALALADAGVEMYDLVVGCGLSRAPAPAPAWLLDPTLLEEERAAAGLTVALMPVLNQVAGLLGSGEGGPTESWAEAVRLGLEGCQRLYPVLQQCLVRAARRRGAAAPL, from the coding sequence ATGCCCGGGGACCACCGCCGCATCCGCGGGCCCGAGGAGTCGCAGCCGCCGCAGCTGTACGCGGCCGACGAGGGCGAGGCGCCGGCCCCTCGCGACCCGGCACGGCTGCGGCCGGTGTACGCGCGCGCCGGGCTGCTGAGCCAGGCCAAGGGCTCGGCCTACCTGGAGGCGGGCGGCACCAAGGTGCTGTGCGCCGTGTCGGGCCCGCGCCCGGCCGAGGGCGGTGAGCGCGGCGGCGGCCCGGCCGGGGCGGGCGGCGAGGCCCCCGCGGCGCTGCGCGGCCGCCTGCTCTGCGACTTCCGCCGCGCGCCCTTCTCGGGCCGCCGGCGCCGCGCCCCACCGGGCGGCGGCGAGGAGCGCGAGCTGGCGCTGGCGCTGCAGGAGGCGCTCGAGCCGGCCGTGCGCCTGGGCCGCTACCCGCGCGCGCAGCTGGAGGTGTCGGCGCTGCTGCTGGAGGACGGCGGCTCGGCGCTGGCCGCCGCGCTCACAGCCGCCGCGCTCGCCCTGGCCGACGCGGGCGTCGAGATGTACGACCTGGTGGTGGGCTGCGGCCTGAGCCGCGCGCCGGCGCCCGCGCCCGCCTGGCTGCTGGACCCCACGCTGCTGGAGGAGGAGCGCGCCGCCGCCGGCCTCACCGTGGCGCTCATGCCGGTGCTCAACCAGGTGGCTGGGCTGCTGGGCAGCGGGGAGGGCGGCCCGACCGAGAGCTGGGCGGAGGCCGTGCGCCTGGGGCTCGAGGGCTGCCAGCGCCTCTACCCCGTTCTCCAGCAGTGCTTGGTGCGGGCCGCCCGCCGGAGGGGTGCCGCTGCGCCCCTCTGA
- the LOC138419468 gene encoding RNA-binding Raly-like protein: protein MAREPRPSAAQRGWKRPWGTAASRSSYSLDYELHREDGPCRGYEHQGVPPLLHRVPVRIRKAHLGTGVKGRFSPHRAPRKSQLPPEIKLQTEELHCLRGELSRIKAQVDRLLEHVELMEQQTDQLPGTEDCEQNRGSGSQGSLCRTTEPRQEPRGPRARPEAEGSQEHTDPEAVVKNQASDQGCQ, encoded by the exons ATGGCTCGGGAGCCCAGGCCCAGCGCTGCCCAGCGGGGCTGGAAGAGGCCGTGGGGCACAGCCGCCTCCCG CAGCAGCTACAGTCTGGATTACGAACTGCACCGGGAAGACGGCCCCTGCAG GGGGTACGAACACCAGGgggtccctcccctcctccaccgcGTGCCTGTCAGGATCCGGAAGGCCCACCTGGGCACGGGGGTCAAGGGCCGCTTCAGTCCCCACAGGGCCCCCAGAAAGAGCCAGCTGCCCCCCGAGATAAAGC TCCAGACTGAGGAGCTGCACTGCCTCAGGGGTGAGCTGAGCCGCATCAAGGCCCAGGTGGACCGCCTGCTGGAGCACGTGGAACTCATGGAGCAGCAGACGGACCAGCTTCCAG ggacagaggactgTGAACAGAACAGGGGCTCTGGGAGTCAGGGGTCCTTATGCAGAACCACTGAACCCAGGCAGGAGCCCAGAGGCCCGAGGGCCCGTCCGGAGGCGGAAGGCTCCCAGGAGCACACAGACCCGGAGGCTGTG GTCAAGAACCAGGCGTCAGACCAGGGCTGTCAGTAG